From Bdellovibrio sp. KM01:
CCGTGCCTAATCTCAGAATGAGACGCGAACTATTCCTCGATATGGTCCCAAAGTTTAAACTCGCGGGAGCCATAAGCCTGAGGCAATCTAAATAACGCCTCTGTCCAGGTGACGGCGTCTTGAGCCGTGGTTTCAATGTTGTGATTCGTAATCTGCGTTATGGGAACCTCGACCCGGCGATTAAAATCAGGGACTTCTTCTTTTTTGTCGTGGATCACGATAAAGCCCCGGCATAGATTCGTGAACTCCAATGCCTTTGCCATATACTCGGCACCAACACTGATTCCTAGGGCTACGATTTTTTCAGGATTCACGATACTGTGCGCTTTTAAAAAATGAAGTGCCGCTACAATATCAGCCACTCGTTTCGTCGGAGACTCCCAAGACATGGGAGCATTTTGATCATCATTGTAAAAGGCATGATCCAAGACCATGCATACCACGCCCTCGTCACTGATAGCGCGAGCAAGCTTTTCGGAGATTTGCGAAGCCCCACCTGTCATAGCACCTTCGATTAAAAAGGCGGCCAAGGGTTCTTCATGAGGATTGTTATCAGGGATAAAGAGACCGGCTTCCAGCAAACGGTCGTCGGCATTGAAGGTGACTGTGACTTTCATAAAAACCTCCTTCACTCCCCGATCTTAAACCCGCATCGTAAAGTGAGGTGTAAGTCCAATGTAGCTTTACAGGGATCATGACGGATTCTGGACTATCGTTTATTTAAACTCGGATTTTGCGCGGCGGTTTTCTAGCAGTCTTTTAACGATGAACTCGCGTAAAGTGTTAAGACTGTTCGTCATGCGATCTGTTTCATCAAAGAACAAACCATAACGATCTTGTTCGGCACGCATTTTTTGAAGCTCCACAAAGGCTGCACGCAAATCAGGATATTCGTTATTGGGAATCTCCTGACCATGCAATGCCCGCGTTAAATTATCCAAGGTGATTTCGATTTTCTCCGCAAAGCTTTTAAAAATCTTTTGCTGTTCAGAATCCAAGGCAAATGGCGAAGCCGATTCCAAAGCTACCAAGGCATGGGCAAAACGATTTCCCGCAGCCGTCACCCCAGCCAGGAATTCACGGTCCACGGGAGTAGAGCCCCGTTCACGCAGATATCGATCTTGCGATGTCATGTAATTGGCACGGGCCACTCGGGATTGTTGACGAAGTTGATCGCGTTCATTCGCACTCACGGCATTTTCACCCGTACTTAAAGTCGTAATGGCGTGAAACGAACGACGATAGGTCTCAAGCATTCTTGCCACCACATCCGAGAGCTGCGTTTTCTCCCACGTCGGCCACAGCATATAGGCGAACATCGCCAACGCTCCGCCCAGGCAAGTATTCACCCCGCGAGCCCAAATCACATCTTTCGGGGGCACTCCCGTCATCGCGACCAAGATCACCACCAAGGCACTCACAGAAACCGCAAAGATTCCGTAATTGGCCTGCCCCACCCAACGCATTAAGAATCCAAAGACCACCATCAGGGCAATTGCCCAATAAGGACCTTCCGGCATGATATGAAAAAGAGCTGTCGCCAGTAACAAACCTAAAATAGTTCCACCGATACGCAGTAAGCCCCGATTAAAGGTTGATGCATAATCCGATTTTAAAACGATCGCCACTGTCATGGGCACCCAATAGCTGCGATCCACCGAAATCATGTGGCTGATGACTTCTCCCACAGCGATACAGATTGCCAAACGAAGAGCATGACGAAATCCTGGTGACTGAAAAGTAAAATTCGCTCTTAAGGTCGCCCACACCCCACGGAATCGAAATCTCCATGGGCGTGCATTTTCGTTACGTTGCGATTCAACCATCCCCGCTTCTGTGGTTCGGGTCGCAAGTTCAATCACCGCACGAGATTGCCCGACAATAGATTCCATTTGGCGAAGGGCATCGCTTAATACCGCCCGCATGAACACCGACTGATTGCTGTAGTCATTATCGCGAACTTTTGCGGTATCCACCTCCAGCGACTTCAAGTTTTCACGCGCCTCTTGGATCTGTTCTTCATCCCGAATGATGACCGACACCTTTTGCAGCAAACTTTTCTCGATGGCCAAGAAATCCGCGATGATCTCGATCGAAGGATTTCCGGGGTTCTCCCTTTCAATACGATTTTTCAATCGCCCTAAAGACAAAATTCCTAAACGCAGACGCTCCCCTTGAGTTAAGAGGGAGCGATAGCGACGGCCTTCCGGTCTTGAATCTTGAGATATCGCACCCAAATTGATTTGCGTGTGAATACTCTGCGCACTGCCCCCGGGAACTTCTTCGGGTTTAAATTGCAAATCACACAACGAAGAAAGATCAACAAAGAATGTCGCCAAAGCACGACGCTCGGGACGATATCGTCGGAATGGCCACAACATCAACGCCAGCAGCGCTTGAATCCCCGCCCCCAAAAGTGCAAACAGACTTAAATGAAATGCTTGCGCCGGGTCCATCGGATGCGCACCAAAAACAACAAAAGTTGCGATGGCAACAGTTCCAAGTTCTGCAAGGACCGTATCTAAAACAATCAAATATCCAGAAGCAAATGCCAACAAGGTCACTAATGCTAATGAAACTAAAAAATTGCCCGCAGAAATCGACGCCAGGAAAACCAACAGCACGGTGACAAGGGCCGCTCTTGCCATGCGTTTCGCGCGGAAGGCATAAGCATCGGAGTTATCAGAAAAACACGCATTCAATGCACCAAGAACGACGATCATGCCGATAGTGTTGGAATTCAGCCACACTCCCACGAGCATAGAGAGACCAATTGCAATGGCGCCACGCGCCGCAACCCAGATATCTAAGCGTGAACGATCGAAACTAAAAAGAGGGCCCCAAAAAGAGGATTTGGAAGGAATGAGTGCCATAGTCCCATGCTACTCCGTTAAAAGAGCGAGACAAGCTTCGACTTGAGGGTTTTGAGATATTAAATGTGAATCCTATTTCTGACAAAGTTCGATAGAATGACCATCGGGATCCAAAATAATGGCCTTTTTCCCGTCGGGCATTTCAGTGGGATCTAAAATCAGCAAACTGCCTGGAACTTTTGCTAAATCGGCGACCGTATTTTCCAGCTCTGTAATTTGAAATCCCAATTGAAGACTGGGAACCTGAGCTTTCTGTGCGGTTGGCAAAGAATAAAGGGAGAACTCCACCCCATCATGCACAGCACGGTAAACTTCACTCCCTTTATCCACCCGCACCATTTGGAATTTAAAGCCGACACGGCTATAAAATTCCAGCATGTTCTGTAGCTGGCCAGTGTTAATTGTGATAGAAGAGATTACCAAACTCATTGTTCTATTATCAGAAGCGAGGACTCATGAAACAAGAGAAAATTTATCTTAAGGACTATAAAGCCCCAGCTTTTTCAGTGGAGTCCGTCCACCTCGACTTCATTTTAAATGAGGACTTTTGTCGAGTTATCGCAAAATCTAAAATCAAAACTCTGACAAGTGGTGTTCCCCTTCAGCTAAATGGTGAAGAGTTGAAACTTGTCAGCGTGAAAATCAACGACAAGATTCTTTCCGCAAGCGAATACCAACTGACGGATGAAGAGATGATCATCGCATCTGTACCTGCTGAGTTCACTTTAGAAATCGAAACTCAGCTGGAACCGCAAAACAATACATCCCTAGAAGGTCTTTATAAATCCAACGGAATCTTTTGTACTCAGTGTGAGGCACAAGGTTTCCGTAAGATCACTTGGTTCTTGGATCGTCCTGATGTGATGACGTCATACACAGTGACCATCGAAGCTGATAAAGCGAAATACCCAGTTCTTCTTTCTAACGGTGACCGAATGAAAGTGGAAGATGTGGGCAATGGTCGTCACAAAGCTTACTGGCGCGATCCACACAAGAAACCTTGCTACCTATTTGCCTTGGTTGCTGGTGACTTGGGAGTGATCCGCGATACCTTCACGACGTCTTCTGGTCGCAAAGTGAATTTGGAAGTTTATGCTGCTCACGGAAAACAAGAACGTTGCTGGCATGCACTTGAGTCTTTGCAAAAATCCATGAAATGGGACGAAGAAGTTTTCGGTCGTGAGTATGACCTTAACGAGTATATGATCGTGGCCATTGACGATTTCAATGCCGGCGCAATGGAGAATAAAGGTTTAAACATCTTTAACTCTCGCCTGGTATTAGCTGACACCAACTCTGCAACTGACTCTGACTTCCACGCAATTGAATCCGTTGTCGCCCACGAATACTTCCATAACTGGACAGGCAATCGCGTGACTTTGCGTGATTGGTTCCAACTTTCTTTAAAAGAAGGTCTGACAGTATTCCGTGATCAGGAATTTTCCGCTGATATGACAGACCGTGGGGTGCAACGTATCGAAGACGTGGATTCCTTGCGCGCCGGTCAGTTCGCTGAAGATGCGGGTCCGAATGCTCACCCTGTTCGTCCCGAATCCTGTATGGCAGTTGATAACTTCTTTACGATGACGATCTATGAAAAAGGCTCTGAGCTTATTCGCATGATGCAAACCATTGTGGGCCGTAAAGGTTTCCGCAAAGGTATGGATGAGTATTTCAAACGTCATGACGGTCAAGCCGTGACGACGGAGGATTTCGCAGCGGCGATTTCTGAACCAAACGGAAAAGACTTCACTCAGTTTAAACGTTGGTACAACCAATCGGGAACTCCTGTGGTCGCGATCCAAGAGCGCTTTGATGATAAGACTGGTGAATACCATTTAACTCTTGAACAGTCCTGCCCGCCAACACCAAATCAACCCACCAAGGAACCCTTCCATATCCCATTGATGATGGGTCTTTTGGATAAATCCGGTCAAGAGTTGGCATTGAACTGCGACAAGATCGAGAAAAACTCTGATGGTCAGCACGTGATCGAGCTTAAAAACCAAAAAGAAACTTATGTGTTCAAAGGTTTGAAAGAGCGTCCGGTTCTTTCCATCTTGCGTGAGTTTTCAGCTCCCGTGAATTTGAATTGGGAAGCGTCTGAAGAAGATCTTTATTTCTTGATGGAAAAAGACACGGACTCTTTCAACCGTCGTGAAATCACCCAAAAACTGGCGATGCGCTTGATGTCTGATTTGATCAAGCAGTCCCGCCAAGGCAAAGAATTGAAAGTCGATGCCCGCTTTATCAATGCGATGAAGACCGTGATGAATGATCCGAATATGGATTCAGCTTTCAAAGCTAAAATGCTTCAAATGCCAAGTCTGGCCGTATTGGCGCAAATGGAACCGGTATTGGATCCAGTGGCGTTTGATAAAGCGCGCACGACTTTGCGTAAAGAGATCGCGAAAGCCAACAAAGAAACGTTGTTCGCGACCTACAACAAATACCATGGTGTAGAGGCGAAAAGCCGCAGTACGAAAGTGTTCGGTCAGCGTTTATTGAAAAATCAGGCTTTGCATTATTTGGCTGATTTGTGTGAACCCGCCATTTACGAAATCGTCGCTAAACAGTACTGGGAAGCGCAAAACATGACCGACCGTATGACGGCTTTGATGATTTTGGCAGACTCCGAAAGCAATCATCGTGAAAAGGTACTGGCGGATTTCCACACCAACTGGAAAGACGATTCTGTTGTGATCAACAAGTGGTTCACAGTTCAAGCCCTGGCTCATCGTCCACAGATTTTGGATGAGATTAAAGCTTTGACTAAGAATCCAACGTTTAACATCAACAATCCAAACAACGTGTACTCGCTACTTCGCGCCTTCACGACGAATCTTGTAAGCTTCAACAACGAAAAAGCTTACGAGTTCATCGCGGATAAGATCATTGAAATTGATCCAAAGAATCCGCAAGTGGCAGCACGCCTGTGCTCGGCTTTCAATTTCGTGGCAAAACTAGAACCACAATTGAAAGACCTAGCTATGAAGCAGATCCGCCGCATGGTAGACGTCCCGGGACTTTCCAAAAACTCCCGCGAACTTCTACAATCCGCCCTGCAGTAAACTTCATGTTACCTGGCCTGAATATTGATCTCCCAAAGATCATATTCAGGAAGGGACTATGCCAACGACTTTAGCCAGGGCTCTGCTAACAAATGTGAAGATCATTTTGACAGCCATTGCCCTAATGGCGCCCCTCACGGTTTTCGCCCAGGGGCCTGCCTGCTCCAGTGTCTTTTCTGATTCTAAGCCCGCAGCCACCACACCTTTCGAAATTAACGGTTCCTTTAGAAAAACCAGCGGTGGCTCGTTTATGGCCTTCCGCTCGAATGCTCCCCATTATTGGAACTGGCTCCGTCAAAACAAGACGTCTTTAATGAGTCCTCGAGGTGTCGTGACTGGCGATCCTCACATTTTAAACTTCGGTGATGTGCAATTGAAAGATGGCGGCGGAAAGTTCGGCCTGATCGATATTGACGACGGCGGAGTGAATGCTCCCCTAGCGGGAGATTTCTTACGCTATTTTATCGGCAATCAAATTTCGCCCTATAAGGTTGTGCCCAAGGATTTATTCAAGTCCTACATCGACGGATTGAACGGCAAGAAAATGGACAAGCCCCGCTATCTGATAAAAATGAGAGACAAAACCGATCGTGATTTTTATTCCCTTCAAGAAAAACGCCTTTCCAAAATGACTATGAAAGATTCCTTTTCTTCCGAGGCGGGGCTTATTCGCCTAGAAGACGTATCCCCTGAAGTTCACACTTTATATGAACAGTCTCTGCCCGCATTTAAAAATGAAATGACGGGATACCGAATCCTCGATGTCGGCTATCGCCTGAAAGAAACCGGTGGCAGCCAATATTTACCGCGCTTCTATTTTTTAATTGAAAAGGACAACGAGAGACATATCTGGGAATTCAAACTAGAAATGGAACCCGCTATTTCGCTATTTACTCATCAGCCCGATGCACACACTCGATTTCAATATATCGTTAACACCTATCGTCCTGCCGACCCGATGGGCCCCTATCGCTTCGTTCAGGCCGGTGACCATGTGTTCTTGCTGCGCGAGAGATTGTATAGCTCAGTGAATTTGGATCCGGCGAAAATCGCCTCTGACAAAGACATCCAAAACGGCAAAGACATGTCTTTGTTCATCGCCAACCGCATGGGTCTGGCTCATGGCTCACAACCAAGCGGCCAAGACTTAAAGACTCGCCTGCAAGAGCCCGGGGCTTTGGAAAGCCTCAACACTCTCGCCAACGACTATATCTCGATGATTAAAAAATTAAATAATGATTAACCTCAGGCATACCTTTGCGTAAATCCTATTTGGAGTACGACTCGATCACTGCAAATGCCTGATCAAAACTAACGATGTTGCGTTCCTCATGAACCGAGATTATTTTGGTATCAATCATGAGCTTTGTGAGATGTCTAAGATTCACCTTGTTTGCTTGTGGAACCGGTTGGAAAAAATAGTAATCTGTATCAAAGATATAAACTTTGCCGTTGCTATCGATGAAAAACTGGAAGTCCCCGGCTACGACACCAAGATTTGCAAGCTCTTGTAAGCCTAAAGCTGCCTGCTTAACCGTGTCCGCTTTTCTTTTCATACCCCATCGTTTATACGGCCAATCACCCAAATTGTGATAAATCTCTCCCTTGATAACCTGAGATACGACGACTGGCTCACCTTTAACTTCGCTTACGCCAAAAAACTTTGGGCCAATACCTAAATCAGACAGCAGCTTCATGAAGTAAACTTCTTCGATGGGATAGCTGGGGCGGTTGAATCTTGGCGCTAGGCTTTTAGCAATGACCTCGACACCTGATATTTTACTTAAATATAAAAAATCAGGATGGTCCCCATAAGGCGTCAGGTTTTCTAATTTTACTGTCCCAAATTGTTTCAGTTCAGTGATCCAAGAAATCCCTTCAAGAACTTCCTGGGCCGATAAGGAGGAAAACACCTTTGAACACGACGGGCCAGCTTGGGCTATTGAGACGCTCCCCATAGCCACCACTACGACCGCAGCAAAACACTTTTTTAATGCCGATCGAAGACTATCGCCAGCAGCATGATCAAACTTCATATAGAACTCCTCACGTCATGAGAAAAAGTTGCGACGTTTTAGTCGAATACTTGGCGGCAAAGCTTGATCGTGCCGTTGGAGAAGCTCAACGCTAATGACTTCTTATATTCACTGCCTTTTTGAATATTTAATTGATGCCTCAAAATATCGGGATGCGTGGCTGAATACGCCGACTTCACGGATAACGCTTCAACTTCCTGACGAAGAAACGAATCCACCTGAGCCACTTGCTGAGAGTATTTTAACTGCAATTCCACGTGAGCCGGCAGGCTCTCGGCGTTCGCTTGTGTAACTAAAGGAAGTGCAATGACGATAAGAATACTAAGAAGCTTATTCACAGGAAAAACCCTCTCAAATGTTAATCAGTTCGAATATATTGCTTATAGAGCAAATGCCCGGCCAACGTTTGGAGGAATACTTTGGTCTTAGAACGAATAAGGGGTGTTTCTGTGAAACACCCCTGTCAAAGTTACGCTAATTGTCAGTACGCCAAAACTAAATAGGACTACTTAAGACGGCAGTGATGAAGGAATTCTTCACGAGTCTCAGGCAACGTTTTAAAGTGCCCACGGACGTCAGAAGTCGCTGTTGTGCTGTGAGTATCTTCAATACCTCTCATCATCACGCAGTAGTGTTTGGCGTTGATGTGAACCGCCACGTGATCCGTATCCAAAACATATTGCAAGCAATCGGCAATTTGTTTCGTCAAACGTTCTTGAACCTGAGGACGACGCGCAAAGTATTGTACGATGCGGTTGATTTTTGAAAGACCAATCACCTTTTTGTAAGGGATGTAAGCCACCGTCGCAAAACCATCGATTGGCAATAAGTGATGTTCGCAGAAAGACAGACATCCGATATTTTGCACCACGATCATTTGATCGTAGTTAATCTTGTTATCGATCACAGTCATCTTAGGGAATTTGTGAGGATCAAGACCACCGAAGACTTCGTTCACATACATCTTAGCCACACGCTTCGGCGTATCTGCCAAACTGTCGTCATTCAAATCCAAACCCAATACTTCCAGGATCTCGGTGAATTTCTCAGTGATTTTTTCGATTTTTTCTTCATTGCTAAGACCGTTATCGATCATTGGCGTTGGACGAACGTTTTCCAAAATATCTTTGGTGCTTAGGACATGTTCGATTTCAGAATCGACAACTTTTTTTAGACCCTTTTTGCCAGCACCCTGCTTAGTGATTTTTTTAGATTTTGCTTTACTCACGGTGGTTCCTATCTTGATGAAATTCTTATGCCCTAAAAGCGGTCCTCAAGGAAGGGAAAGGTTAGACACTTTGCAAATTTTGACTGATGAGCCACTGACGAATCTGCTCTTGCTCATGGTCAGAGGTATCGACGAAATGGACTCGGATTTCGCTATGGCTAACAGCGATGACTTTGGCCTGACAAAGGATGCCATCGATATCAGGAACCTCTACAGACAGCCTCTGGCCGGTTTTAAACTTCTCGCGAGCTTGGAATACAGCGATGCGCGCCCCGGTATATGACAAATCCAGGGTTTTGCACTGATCCTTACCCCCCAAAACAACGGGAATCCCTACGTAATAGCGATGCGCCGTTTGCCCCAGCCAATGCTGGCGACGATCCAAATCCGGGGCCCTGGCAAAATACAACCAGGCGATTCCGGCAACTACGATGGAGCTCACGATTTTAAAAGTAAAGGCCTCTGTCGCCAACGGTGGTTCCTGGAAAAACATCAGATGCGAAAGATTGATCGCGATAAAAAGAGCGCACAGAACCAGGCCCACTAACCACAGAAGCTTGTGACGAATCAAAAAGCTGATGCCCGCCGCAAACACGACAAGCCAACCGATGATTTCAAGGGGCACAGTGGAGCCCGCGTGCATCGTGGTAAAATCCATGACTGGAATCACCATCAAAATAAATGCTGCTGGCACAATCACCCATGGACCGTGTGTTATTCCCACTGTTTTTCTCATACAAAACTTATCGGCATCACGAATGTGAGAATACAGTTTTTTTGTTGCTTCCCCGCCTGTTCTAAATAGACTGTTTAACTGTGAGACATCTATTAAAAATACCATTTCTTATTGGCGCATTCTTAGTTTCAAAACAAGCCGTGGCCTATCCTGATTTTATCGGATACGGTTATTCCTCTTGCATTACCTGCCATTATAATGGCCTTGGTGGAGGAGCTTTGAATGATTACGGACGTGCGCTTTTTGCGACAGAAATCACCTCTCGCTCTGTGTTCCCAGCCTCTATGGATGAGGAAGCCATTGGTGAAAGCTCTGGTTTTTTAATCACGAAACCATTGCCTTGGTATTTCCGTCC
This genomic window contains:
- a CDS encoding FUSC family protein, with the translated sequence MALIPSKSSFWGPLFSFDRSRLDIWVAARGAIAIGLSMLVGVWLNSNTIGMIVVLGALNACFSDNSDAYAFRAKRMARAALVTVLLVFLASISAGNFLVSLALVTLLAFASGYLIVLDTVLAELGTVAIATFVVFGAHPMDPAQAFHLSLFALLGAGIQALLALMLWPFRRYRPERRALATFFVDLSSLCDLQFKPEEVPGGSAQSIHTQINLGAISQDSRPEGRRYRSLLTQGERLRLGILSLGRLKNRIERENPGNPSIEIIADFLAIEKSLLQKVSVIIRDEEQIQEARENLKSLEVDTAKVRDNDYSNQSVFMRAVLSDALRQMESIVGQSRAVIELATRTTEAGMVESQRNENARPWRFRFRGVWATLRANFTFQSPGFRHALRLAICIAVGEVISHMISVDRSYWVPMTVAIVLKSDYASTFNRGLLRIGGTILGLLLATALFHIMPEGPYWAIALMVVFGFLMRWVGQANYGIFAVSVSALVVILVAMTGVPPKDVIWARGVNTCLGGALAMFAYMLWPTWEKTQLSDVVARMLETYRRSFHAITTLSTGENAVSANERDQLRQQSRVARANYMTSQDRYLRERGSTPVDREFLAGVTAAGNRFAHALVALESASPFALDSEQQKIFKSFAEKIEITLDNLTRALHGQEIPNNEYPDLRAAFVELQKMRAEQDRYGLFFDETDRMTNSLNTLREFIVKRLLENRRAKSEFK
- a CDS encoding VOC family protein, with translation MSLVISSITINTGQLQNMLEFYSRVGFKFQMVRVDKGSEVYRAVHDGVEFSLYSLPTAQKAQVPSLQLGFQITELENTVADLAKVPGSLLILDPTEMPDGKKAIILDPDGHSIELCQK
- the pepN gene encoding aminopeptidase N; the protein is MKQEKIYLKDYKAPAFSVESVHLDFILNEDFCRVIAKSKIKTLTSGVPLQLNGEELKLVSVKINDKILSASEYQLTDEEMIIASVPAEFTLEIETQLEPQNNTSLEGLYKSNGIFCTQCEAQGFRKITWFLDRPDVMTSYTVTIEADKAKYPVLLSNGDRMKVEDVGNGRHKAYWRDPHKKPCYLFALVAGDLGVIRDTFTTSSGRKVNLEVYAAHGKQERCWHALESLQKSMKWDEEVFGREYDLNEYMIVAIDDFNAGAMENKGLNIFNSRLVLADTNSATDSDFHAIESVVAHEYFHNWTGNRVTLRDWFQLSLKEGLTVFRDQEFSADMTDRGVQRIEDVDSLRAGQFAEDAGPNAHPVRPESCMAVDNFFTMTIYEKGSELIRMMQTIVGRKGFRKGMDEYFKRHDGQAVTTEDFAAAISEPNGKDFTQFKRWYNQSGTPVVAIQERFDDKTGEYHLTLEQSCPPTPNQPTKEPFHIPLMMGLLDKSGQELALNCDKIEKNSDGQHVIELKNQKETYVFKGLKERPVLSILREFSAPVNLNWEASEEDLYFLMEKDTDSFNRREITQKLAMRLMSDLIKQSRQGKELKVDARFINAMKTVMNDPNMDSAFKAKMLQMPSLAVLAQMEPVLDPVAFDKARTTLRKEIAKANKETLFATYNKYHGVEAKSRSTKVFGQRLLKNQALHYLADLCEPAIYEIVAKQYWEAQNMTDRMTALMILADSESNHREKVLADFHTNWKDDSVVINKWFTVQALAHRPQILDEIKALTKNPTFNINNPNNVYSLLRAFTTNLVSFNNEKAYEFIADKIIEIDPKNPQVAARLCSAFNFVAKLEPQLKDLAMKQIRRMVDVPGLSKNSRELLQSALQ
- a CDS encoding DUF2252 family protein; the encoded protein is MPTTLARALLTNVKIILTAIALMAPLTVFAQGPACSSVFSDSKPAATTPFEINGSFRKTSGGSFMAFRSNAPHYWNWLRQNKTSLMSPRGVVTGDPHILNFGDVQLKDGGGKFGLIDIDDGGVNAPLAGDFLRYFIGNQISPYKVVPKDLFKSYIDGLNGKKMDKPRYLIKMRDKTDRDFYSLQEKRLSKMTMKDSFSSEAGLIRLEDVSPEVHTLYEQSLPAFKNEMTGYRILDVGYRLKETGGSQYLPRFYFLIEKDNERHIWEFKLEMEPAISLFTHQPDAHTRFQYIVNTYRPADPMGPYRFVQAGDHVFLLRERLYSSVNLDPAKIASDKDIQNGKDMSLFIANRMGLAHGSQPSGQDLKTRLQEPGALESLNTLANDYISMIKKLNND
- the folE gene encoding GTP cyclohydrolase I FolE, translating into MSKAKSKKITKQGAGKKGLKKVVDSEIEHVLSTKDILENVRPTPMIDNGLSNEEKIEKITEKFTEILEVLGLDLNDDSLADTPKRVAKMYVNEVFGGLDPHKFPKMTVIDNKINYDQMIVVQNIGCLSFCEHHLLPIDGFATVAYIPYKKVIGLSKINRIVQYFARRPQVQERLTKQIADCLQYVLDTDHVAVHINAKHYCVMMRGIEDTHSTTATSDVRGHFKTLPETREEFLHHCRLK
- a CDS encoding PilZ domain-containing protein, whose product is MRKTVGITHGPWVIVPAAFILMVIPVMDFTTMHAGSTVPLEIIGWLVVFAAGISFLIRHKLLWLVGLVLCALFIAINLSHLMFFQEPPLATEAFTFKIVSSIVVAGIAWLYFARAPDLDRRQHWLGQTAHRYYVGIPVVLGGKDQCKTLDLSYTGARIAVFQAREKFKTGQRLSVEVPDIDGILCQAKVIAVSHSEIRVHFVDTSDHEQEQIRQWLISQNLQSV